TACCTCTAAAAGAAGTGTTATCCCTGCAAGCTGATGTGCtcgcagctactcctgtgaatGGTTATTGATGTATGTTGCATCACGTTGGATTGTCTTAAATTTTACATTGTGTTGTGCATGCACCGAACTCTTTCTTTCCAAGTCTTGAATTAGTGTACTAAAATTTAGTGCATGTAGTACAAGGTAACCAAGGATTTGTTACAGAGAAGgtttattcagaaaaaaaatcattagtTTCTTTCTAAATTGATAGATCCAATTGTTATAATTATCAAACTAGTATCTCATTGGTGTTTATAAAtatacaatttttttaatattggtgcggattatttattttatttctgaTGCACATCTAGCTAACGATGTATTGCTCTGTTTGCATAGCAAAAAGCCGGACACAAGTTGCATTTGGACAAGGAAATTCTTCTTACGCAAGATCATTTTCTATGCCAAAACGTTCTAAAGGTATTGGTGGAAGATATTTATCTTCATTGCTTATGACTCTAAACCGTTCACTAAGTGTCATAATTCTGAAAAATTGGATTAGTCTGCTGGCTGGGTTGCAAATTTTGCTTTTCTCTTTTAAAAGAACATAGAATATATGTAATGCTTGTTTGCACATACAGATTGCTGTATTTGGACCTTAATAACTATCTTTGTTTCCATTTCATATGCAGATGAAGAGAAGTTAACAAAAGAATATGCAGAGCCATGGGTGAGTAAAGATCAGATTACTAATTCAGATCGCTTCCTACTCGGACCTTATCCAttgatttccttttttattacAGGACTATAACCATACTGATTATCCTGTTACTCTCCCATTGAGGAGGCCCTACTCTGGAAATCCTGGTATGCTGTTGTCTTTGTAGTGAAATTGCAAGAATTTTTCTTCAACCGACCTTTACACCCTTCCCACATCCCTAATGCAGAAATTCTTGATGAGGAAGAATTTGGAGAATCTTCTGCCAGCAGAGCTCAAGATGCTAAATTAACCGCAGCGGAAGAGCTTGGATTAATCGTATGTCGCAGATTCcaacaccatttttttttctgattatATGTATTAATTATTAAAGCAAAATCACTTTGTAAGCTCAATTGTGTACACTAAGAATCAACATTGAACTGCTTAAAACTAATATAGTTGTACAGACCGTGGCCATTGCTGCTCTTACACATGTCCCGTGTTGACAGGATCGATCAGATGAATCACAATTGCTCTTCATCCAGTTGCCGTCTTCTCTTCCTTTACCAGTGCAGCCACAATCAGTTGCTGAGCCTAATAAAGGCTCCGAGGAGAGACGTCAGGGCATGAAGCCATCATCGCACTGTGGCTCGAAACTCAAGGATCTGCCTGGGGGTTATATGGGGAAGATACTTGTATATAAGAGTGGTAAAGTGAAGATGAAGGTCGGAGACACGCTATTTGATGTGAGTTTCAAAACTGGAAGTAGTTCTGTTTCCTATCTAGGTTTTCCATGCAGTACTCAAGAAGTCACAATGAACAAATTGTGCAGGTTTCTTCTGGCTCGAATTGCAAGTTTGTCCAGGAAGTTGCAGCAATGGACACCAGAGAAAAGCATTGTTGCGCAGTGGGGGAGATTAACAAACGTGCTGTTATCACCCCCGATATTGACTACCTGCTGGGTTCTATTGACAAGATGGAAGAATAGCCCATTCATTTCTTTTAGGTAAAACAACCATCATGGCCATATGCCACATTGCAAGGGACTACTTAGTTTTGTTTCTTCAGAGAACAATCTGGAGTTTACTCTTCCAGaaactgggggggggggggggggggggggggggggtctcaGCACAACAATTTTGATCAAGATAATGATTAGTCACAAGAGATCTACAACATTTGGTGCACACATGCACAAAATGGAAATGAAAATTTAAGCTCAAAATTCATTCAATCCCTGCAAACGTGCACCAAAAACTATTTTGTGCCAGTCTATGTGGTTCTGTGCATATGTGCAGCAAAAATATTGATCTGGATGATAGTAAGTAGTTTTCTCAAAATTTTGGGAACTATATATTACTCATACACATTCTCTCTTGTCCAATTTTTGACAATGGCTTCCTCACTTTTGTCGGTGCTCTTCACGCAAACCATACATACATGTACTTATTACATCCGTTTTTATTTAAATGACGTCTGGACAAACAAGCTAAGAATTGAAATAAATATTGACGATGCAGGTCAGCTATACctttgttttttgtttaaatGACGTCCGAACAAAAACTTTCACCTGTTACGAGTGCAAATTCTGGTCGGGAGCATCAATTATTCGTGAACGGAGGTAGTACAATTTAGGAATTCAAAGTCTATATCTAGAAAGAATTTAAAAGGAGGTATTATTTTATCCTTTAATTAATATTCAACATGTGCCAAACATGAACCTGCTGGTTACACCTTCCCAATGATTAATTCTGGGCCAATGGATTAAGCCTCGTGGATCAAAAATTGAAGCTGAAATTTAGCTGGCGTCGATGCAACAGCAGGCAGACCAGCATACTACAGGCCGAGTCTGAGAACAGAGGACAGGAAAACGAGCAAGCAAGAACCCTAGCCTAGCTTCACAACACGGCAGCCCAGGACAGAACAGAATTACCGAAGTGCCCCTCGCCATTTAACCATCTCACCCCCTCACCTCCCCGACGGCGACTCCCCTCGAGCTCGCCCTCCTCCCCCCGCCTCGCTACCGTCGCCCGCTCTTCCCCGGCCAGCGATCCCGATTCAACTGGTAAGCCCCCGATTCCGTTGCGCCCCGCGGTTCCCTTACCCAGTTGCCCGCGGGCCGGCCGGTCGGCCGCCCGCGCGGCGCTGGGGTTTGCTGCTGAATCGGCGAGTCGGAGGAGCCAGGGACAGGATGGGAGGCGGCCGGCTGCCTTGCGTGGTGTACTGATGCGACTGTCACGGCGCTGGCTCGCGGTTTGTTCCTGGTTTAGGTTTTTTGGGTCTGTAGAGGTGATTGCTTTTGGCTGGGAGGCCCGGATTGCAGCCCGGGCGTTGGGCGCACGGGGTGTGGGTAGCACAAAATCGTTCCTTGACTCGAGGAGAGCTCCATTTCGGTGCCGTCAAGCGGCCTGATTGGCGAAATTCGAGTGGAGTGGACTTTTGAGGTCAATAGTGAAGATTATTTCTCTGAGAGGAGTATAGGATTGCAAATAATTTTATTGTTTCCAATGATCGAGAGCTGCTGAGCAGGCAGATTGGTAGATGCTTGATTTTAGCGTGCCTTATTTTTTTACGTTGTCCTTTAGTCTTTCTGACATTTGCTTGTCACTATTTTGTGGACACACTTGTTGCGCTCTGTTTCACCCTATGTTTTTGTGTTTCTCTGGCATGCAACTGCTGTGTAGTCCAAACAAATACCACTCCACGCATGATGGCTGCCAGCTTATATGCATATTGTTTGTTCCGATCAACATGAGAATATGAGATTGGATTGAATTGAGATTTTGGAATTGGTACTGCATGAGAGCTCCCAGGAATACTGTGTGCAGGAAGGTGAATGTCTAGCTAATTTTGACTTTTAAAATCAGGATGCTTTTGTTTTTATGTTTCAATGGGGTTCTATTGCTTCATATTAGAGCCACTGATTAGGGAAAGTAGCTTTCCATGCCGATACACGCATGTAAATGCCACTAATCTTTGACGGTGGTTTCATGGTCAGTTGGGTCCCCTTAAGGAACAGACAACATCGTCCGCGAGGATATTTTCTCTATGGAACTTAGTTTCCAGAAGTTGCTCATCCATTCGTGTATCAAAACCAGATTCTGTTTATATTACAATTTGCCAGTTGTTGCTTTCTTTGCATCTCAGCATGGTAAGTCTGCTGGATTTTTGTCCTTTCAGATATTAGGATGGACGAAGTCACGCAAGCTGTTGAGAATCTGAAGAAAGAATGGAACCAAGCGGTTTCACAGCTTGAGGAGAGCATTGCTGCAATCAGATCATGTGGAAAAACAGGGAAAGGGACAGAGGAAGCAAATTCTCTTCCAAGGTTGAATGGTTCTGCACAGGATGCTCTGCAATTGCTCAAGTCACTGCAGTTTCGTCTTGATCTTCTAGCACAGCAGCTTCCCACTTTTGAAGAAGTGCAGTCTGGCCAAGCAACCTTAGAGTCATGGGATGAACAATACAAGAAGTAAGATAGTCTTGGAATCTTTCCTTTTGTTCTCCTTTTTAACCTGCTTCGATTTCTAACAATTTTGATTGTGTTGGCAGGCTGCGTGCTAGCCTGAGGAATGCTAACTTACAAGCGAAAGAGAACATTAGAAAAGCTGCTCAAGAGGAGGTGTGTGATTTTGCCTCAATTTCATGATATTAATCTGATTGATTTGCTGTCTGAGAACTAATACTTCTTAGAGCATCACCAATGCAAGGGAATTACAAGTGAAAGGTTATGCCGCATAATAAAGAAATTATTTTATGAACCTATTCTTTATATGCAAGCATCTCTTCTCGTAGGTGTTTATGGACTCACTTAAGTTCAGAAGCACCATTGAATAGTTGCTTTAGTTTTTGCAACTTCTTTTGCAAAATTGGCAAGAAAACTACCTGTAGGCACCATGCACCTTTTTAGAGCATTGTAGGTGCCCTTATAACTTACGGCTATCAGTTTCTAATTGTCTTTTCTCTAGAGGGAGCTTCTTCTCGGGGGTGGAGAAGAGTCTACCATCCGCAGGCGTAATCTCCAGTAAGTTGATTTTCATGAGGTCATCTTTCCTTTAAGCCAATATATGGGATATTTAAGGAGTTTTCATAATTTAGTCAGTTACATGGGTATCCCTTCCATCTGGTTTCATCAAATCTGGGTCACTTGAAATTTTAAGAACCAGATAAGGGCTATGACTTTTGAATTCTAGTTTGTTCTTATTTCAAACTAAGAATTATGGAATAATTTGCTGTGTTAATGCATTGCACTAATGAATGAAACGCCCTTCTACATTTGTAGTCCAAGTAACATCCAGTTTTGTCGTATAATGTGATTTGTGACCTGTTGAATGGTGCAGGACAAAGACTGGGATGACATCTGCTGCTGAAAGTATCACTGAGAGCCTCCGACGGTCTCGCCAGATGATGGTTCAGGTTAGCATGTCCACGTCTTCAATTGATAGCTATTATGCTGATGGCTTATTGCTCGTTAATTTGAAGCCAATTAATATAAATGTTTACAGGAAGTGGAAAGAAGTGCAAGTACCTTGGCAACATTTGGTATGCATTCTTATTTAAGCCTTTAGTCTGTTTAGAATATCTTATTTCACAATTGTTATCATTCCAGAATGATTGAGTTTTGTTGGTTGGTTTCCTGAATCTCCTGTACAATGGCTTGATCTTATTGTAATTTATTCATGTGATGGGTTGGAGAAAATAAAACTGCTTGGTGGTACACATGTAGTGTATTTATGTTTTAGGTTTTGTCACGTTATTCTTTGTAACTTTACTATAGGATGTTCTTCTGTTATGGTTGAAAAATTATAGCGCGTTCATGTACTTCATGGTGTATGAATTAAAACATTTTCCTTTTTGCCTGCATTTTTAGGATCGTCATAGTAAGATTGCAACATGCAAACTAATTTATTAAATTATGCAGATGAATCAACAAGTGTTCTTCGGAAGGCTGAAGGTGAATATCAAGGACACCGCTCTTTGCTGTCGCGGACCCGTGGTTTGCTCTCCACGATGCAACGGCAAGATGTTCTTGATAGGTAGGTACCCTCTGGCGTAACTGGTCGTATAGCCTGCATTCTTGTTTTACAGTCAAGCCATTTAACAGAAAGACATATCTTTATATAATGTGTACACCTACTAGCAGCTCTAGTCACGTTTTGCACAATGAATATCTACAAATTGAAACACATCCATGGCTCCTTTTGTAGAACTGGCAACGAATGCTATAACTGACAGTACTCAACTATCATTTGTCAGGATCCTTCGAGCCAGTGCATTTTTCATATTAAACACAGAACAACTTGCCAGGCTATCTTCATAGAGAAGTAGGAAATACATGATTCATTATAGCTCATCAGgcgaaaaaaaagagaagaaaaaaaaatacttgcagGAAACATGCTAGCATTTGATTTGCATATTATCACAAGTTTGAAACTGAACAAAAGTTGTGTGAATTTATAAGTTATTCAAAAGCCTTTATAAAAAAACAAGTAGTATGAGTAACACCAAAGGGCACCATAATCATCAGATTGTCATCTAATAAATATTGCTACCTTCCTCTATGAGCTCTGGGGTCTTGTTGAGATGATTCCTTAGTCAATGGTGCAGTCCTGCCAGTTAAAGGTTCAAAGGCACATAACTTGTGGACTGCTTCAGTAGGGCCTTGCTTCATACCACGAATGGATCAAACAACTCCTATCCTCAAAGTCCTATTACTTGTACGTTGCATCTCCAAGACTCTGTACTATGAAGCAAGGATGCATATTATCCTTGTTTGAAGGTGGATTAGTGCAGTAACATTCCTGACATACTATTTTGTTCCTAATTCCCAGTGGTTCAGCTGTCAGCCCAAAATGCTTAGGAAGAAATTGTTTTGAAGTATAAGTCTGGTGCTTCTGTGCTATGCAATCAGTTCTTTTTATCCGCTAGACAATGTCCTTCCTGTCTGGTAACAATTCCGTGTTTCTGTGTCAAATGTGCCATGGCCAAATGGCTAATTGCTAATTGCATCTGTTTCCCAGGGTCATCCTAACAGCCGGCTTTATCATTTTCTCCTTGGCGGTTCTCTACGTTGTCTCAAGACGCATTGGTCTGCTGACTCTGCAAAGGAAACTGGCTGATGCCATCAGATCAGGTTCGCTGTCAGCCGAGGACATCGTAGCGAAAGCCCAGCAGCATGGACCTGCCGCAGCTGATGCTGCAGGCCCCGCTCCTCCCATTTACGATGAACTGTGACTCGCATCTGCccatgagtttttttttttttttgagagggcaTTTGCCCGTGGTTTCTTATACATGTGTACCCAGATTCCCAGAAGCAATTGTAAGGCAATAGTTTCACGAATAAGCTATTGTTGAGATATATATCTACAGTGCAGTGATCTGTGATCAACTGATCATCAAATCATGCACCGACCTGTTCGATTAAAAGTCCATGATCTCGGCTCAGCCCACGAGCCCTGGGCTCAAAAGgcctgtctttttttttttttggataaggGGCTCAAAAGGCCTTGGCATGCGCCCAATACACTAGTTGTCAGGCACCTAGCAGGAGCCGAGGGGCATCCCCCGGCCGGCCTCGTCCTTGGAGCGCGGCCAGGCGTTCCAGGTGAGGCGGACGGCGTCGGGGCTGTCCGGGTCGGCagccgccgcgggcggcgccacGGAAGGATTGGCAGCCGACATCGGGGTGCGGCGAGTGGCGGTGCGGGCTGATCGAGCGGTGGTGCGGGCAGATCgggcgaggaggtggtggtgatggtgggatGCGCTTGCACTCTGCGCGTCCGTGCGGTGGCTTGGCTCGGTTTCGTCGTTCGCCTGTTCGTTCCTCCTCgatcttttttgttttgtgcttTGATTAGGGGtattttcatctttttttcatctttcttcatcttcattaatggactttagtcccTGAATACAAACGGGGTAGTCCAGGAACTAAATGAACCAAACAGAGGctaacacacacacaccaagAGAGATGGACTACAGCATGCCAGGCTCGAAGCACTCGTACTCGCCACAAGGCAAGATTGTGCTCCTCCGATACGATCACTCCATGCATGAATGTTCTTGCAAACTGTTCTAGTTAGTAGTACTGTACTAGGCTTCTTGCAAGGATCCCTTCAATCCGCAGGTTCTTCTCTGTAACATCGGGCAATAGTTGCGATGGCTCAATCAGCTCGTTCCATGCACCATGCACGCCATTCCCCCGGTCCTTCCCCTGCTTCAGCAGCTACTGCCTATTCCGACGATGGGCACTTGATTTCCTCAGCTCGTTTCGTGTCATGTTACTGAGTACCAGGACTACTCCGGCGGAGCGGAGCAGCCTCCTTACAGCTACGGCCGCTGTTGTGCcactttatttttatttattattcctTCAGttacctttttcctttttctttctttattaccgtttctttttcttttaggtAACAAAactaactttttttctttttgtgattATTCCTTTTCTAttactttatttttatttattattcatttgtttattttcttttttaattttttatattcTAGTATTAACATTTCTTTTTCTGTAATTATTTATTCCTGATGTTCAATTATTTGCTCGCAGCTGAAATTAATTATTTtgtattaaaaatattttttaaaaaaatatcatcGAAACATAGTGAGATCTTGTTTGAAGATCTTGTTGTAAGCAATTCATTGGTGTGATCGAAATTAAATTTGACTATACGGTTTAAGATTTATAGattcttttttgaaaattaCATGTTGATGTTATCATCTATTTCGTCACgtcttgcatgcatgcaacgAATCTCTATTTTATTTCCTATGAGGTTAGCTGCCCATATATTTCATCCCTCTACACTACTATTAACccataatattaattattaaTTGATCATACTGAAGGCGACAAGTGGAGAATTTATGATCTTAAACCCAGGTGGTGCAGCAGGCGAGCGCGTCGCGGAGGAGCACGCGCCTCCCCGAGGTCGCTGTCGATCCGGAACGTCTCGAGTGCCAGCTTACACCGCCGCAAGGCGATGCTGCAGCCCGGGATGGTGGCGTCCAGCAGCgtgctcgcgcgccgccgccgctcgaagCCATCGTCCACCCGGGCGACAGCTTACGCCACCGCCATCTCGATCGGAGTGAGAGTGAGATGCACGGATGCCCTCGGGCTCTGGCGGGATGGAGATGTATCTTGGTGCAATGTGCCTGCCTTGGCAATCGATTTAAAGAGGAGGCCAATCCAGTCGGATTGCTGCAACGCTACACACAGCACGGCGCCGAGCTTCGATTCCAAGACGGCGATCAATTCTGTTGCCGAAGCGTGCCCTGCGGCCGACTTTGTGTTCTGTGCCGTGTGTTTCCGATCGCCACGACCGTTGCAATGCAAACTTTCTCCGTTCTAAAAGAATACAATTTTAATTTTGCCCTAACTTTCTAAGTTAATATTTTAGATTAATCACGACGTGAACACCACCCTAATAGTAGCACTTTACTTAATTCACGATTTTAATGGCATGCTTTAGTTAATGCATGGTTGGAAACATCTTTGTTTTGCCATGTTTCCAAAGCATGCATTGTGCGCCTAGTCAATAGTCATACAACCAAAAAACTCAATATAGAATAAACACTAGTGGCATTGAACCATACCGAAAGGATCGAGATGTCCAAGAATTAGCTAGTCATCCAAAATATTTTGAACGAATAAAGTCTACACGTTTGGTCAAATTCATCTATGTGCCTAAGGTTCTAAGGTTCATTGTATAGCTATCTAACGGACAAAGAGTTTTACAACCTGGTTCCTAACATGACAATTCTATAAAGGTAAATGCGGAAAGTAATTACAAGAATTTAAATGATGATTTGTAAATTGCATAATATAAAGAGAGGTGGGAGGCTCAATTTTCCATGATCACCTTGGCACTCTTCACAGTCCTCATTAAGCTAGTCTCAGTGAAAATTTCATGGAGAGTTTCATGGGCATTAAATTTCATGCTatatcagcaattttgctgatttggcaagatctttatgaggagagagaaggggaagtttcatcatatgtgagaggtgtttcatccccatgacactcaACAGGCATGATTACCTAGTTCCTAATCTTAGTAGcagtgcaatgaaactgtgcactagGACTGACCTTAGAGCACCCCATCCAAGGGTAGCCCTCTTGGCACGTGCAATGACTAAGTGTTCCCTAGTGCAGAGCATCAATGGTGTCCATAGCGGTGGGGGGTGGGGGTAGCGAAGCAGGGTAGCACCGTTGGCCTCATTAGGCGAAGGAATGTCCTTTCAGTGGGTGCTAGAGCGACAATATCGCTGTGCTAGCTCTATAAACTCAGGTTAGTGTGCTGATAGGCTATAATGAATCCGGTGGCTCCTAATCACCACTAGAGGCGAGGAAGAAGGCGGGGGTGAGGTACAGGCATGGTTGAGATTGACTCTTAGAGTTCTTTAAAAAACAATGAGATAATGAGCTCACGGGGGTGCCTCACACGCTTACTGGAGGCAATGGTGGCAAGCAATGAGCAGAAGGATGTTAGGTGGCAGCGCTGTGTCGAAGCGGAGATGAGTCACAAGCAGTGTTTTAAATAGCAGGCTAAGGCATTTAGCGTTCGACCTCCAAAAACAGCTAATAGCTGGCTAGATGAAGCTCTAGCGGCAAATAGCGGCTAAATTGTACATAGGAGCAAATAGCGGTACCCTCCTCAATCAGCTATAGCGGAAGATAGTGGAGGCTATAGCCGGCTCTTTAAAATATTGGTCACAAGAAAGATAAGAGGGGCTAGGGTTACACGGGAAGTAATGTGAGCCATTAGATCACCTTGATAGACGACTCCAAATTAGGTTGGAACTAAAGATGATGAGGTGAGAGATCAACCCTAACTTTTTCTCAATAGCAGAATAAGTTTATATTTGGTCCATGGACTCTTCAGACTATCCAATTTTAACCCTTAACTTCATAAGTTTATTTACGTTTATTCTAGGTACCCCAATTTTCAATTCTGTCTAGTTTTGTCTCTGAGCCCAATCAAAGCGGTTTAGGGCTTAGTGGCagcaatttttctaattttagtGTGGAAGATTATTTAAATAGGGGAAAAATACTCAACCACTTCTAAAAGTTCCAGAAAACCTAGAGGTTGGGACACATGAAATCGACCAAAATAACTAGGGCTCATGAAAGAAGTTCTACAAGCTTAAAAGATTCAGTACATCTAAAAATAAAGAGGGTTATAattaaaatttcaaataaaaatgTATACTCCTTGCCATCTGATTGTTCATTTCTCAAAGTTCCTGAATCCAGTGCGGTGCAGCAAGTTGTGATCTTTTTATCCCGTGAAGGGCATACATCTGATTGTTGCCAAAATGTGAGTTTCGGCGTATGGATGAATAGGCACAAGCGGTGCCGACGTAGCAAGAATGGCGCCGCATGGAGTCATGGTCGTTGATCCAAACACCAGCACCGAGAACCCACCCTAGCTTTCTCGTCTTCTTCCTGCATCCATCTGCCACAATAAAGACACGTACACACAGCGGCCTTAGGAAAATATTAACACGCACACACCCAAGAGAGAGATGGACTACAGCATGCCAGGCTCGAAGGACTCGTACTCGCCACAAGGCAAGATTGTGCTCCTCCTATACGATCACTCCATGCATGAATGTTCTTGCAAACTGTTCTAGTTAGTAGTACTGTACTAGGCTTCTTGCAAGGATCCCTTCAATCCGCAGGTTCTTCTCTGTAAAATCGGGCAATAGTTGCGATGGATCAATCAGCTCGTTCCATGCACCATGCACGCCATTCCCCCGGTCCTTCCCCTGCTTCAGCAGCTACTGCCTGTTCCGACGATGGGCACTTGATTTCCTCAGCTCGTTTCGTGTCATGTCACTGAATTCCTTCTCTGAAGATTAGCCGCCCAGCCTTGAGCCACCAGAAAGAACCTCTGTTGTTCGTTCCACAAAGGCCAAGGTGATCATTTGTTAATTCCTTTTCAGTGCACAACTTGTACCCGCACGCGCAGCCAGGACTGTATCCTCCTCcgcaggcgccggcggcgaaccCGCAGGGGGGCTACCAGTACCAGTACCAGGACTACTCCGGCGGAGCGGAGCAGCCTCCTTACAGCTACGGCCGCACCTGGCCGGGGCAGCCGGCTCCGTCCGACGCGGGGCCTTTCTACTACCAGGACGACGCCGACTGCATCACCTTCCTCGGAGGATGGTATGTTCGTTTCTGCTACGCTAAAGTTTTTTCCTTAGATGATGGATGTCTTTTGTTGCAGTAAAGCATTCACTACCgtaaaactgagcattcgttctaaggctcagtaccggttgcattttggcccggtactaatgtgagcattagatCTTGTTTGGATAccggggctaaactttagcccctatcacatcagatgtttggatactaattaggccTATTAatcataggctaattacaaaactaattgcacagatgaaggctaattcgtgagatgaatctattaagcctaattagttcatgatttgacaatatggtgttacagtaaccatttgctaatgatggattaattaggcttaatagattcgtctcgtgaattagcccaagacttctgcaattagttttataattagctcgtgtttagtccttctaattagcatccgaacattcaatgtgacacgggctaaactttagcccaatGATCCAAACACGTccttagtaccgggcctaacggatagtccccGAGATGGCCtgcgtgaccccctttagtattggATGGGggttccacccggtactaatgtgcctgagattcttcagtaccgggtggaggctccacccggtacttaAGTGCTCCCGTccgccaccccaccccaccccaccacaGCCCCCACCCCCCGCTGCCCGCTCCTTTCTTATCTCTCTCTCCCCCAGCCCTTCCCCCCTCCTCtatatctctctctctcacccggCTCttccccccctcctctctctctcacactcACTTGGCTCTCACACTCCTCGATTTGCCTCCCCTCCGCTCGCCtctcaccggcagtgaggagcaacAGCGgagcgaggtgaggcggcggagggcggagagtggcgggcgggcggaggacGGAGAGTGGTGGGCGGGTGGAGGGCGGAGGCAGGACGGAGGGCGGGTGGCAGGGCTGGGAGGGGACGGggcagcgggcggaggcggaggggcggcgggcggaggcggaggggcggagGGACGGAAGgacggaggcggagggcggGGCGGAGGGCGGTGGGGCGGCGAGCAGCGG
This portion of the Setaria viridis chromosome 7, Setaria_viridis_v4.0, whole genome shotgun sequence genome encodes:
- the LOC117863864 gene encoding uncharacterized protein isoform X1; the protein is MDDKSKVQKEMGAPRKGGLKFAPKVPVKKAAKIVPKKEPVEDSKDETVDKELLMKLKASQITDPFARRVKTEDKPKSRTQVAFGQGNSSYARSFSMPKRSKDEEKLTKEYAEPWDYNHTDYPVTLPLRRPYSGNPEILDEEEFGESSASRAQDAKLTAAEELGLIDRSDESQLLFIQLPSSLPLPVQPQSVAEPNKGSEERRQGMKPSSHCGSKLKDLPGGYMGKILVYKSGKVKMKVGDTLFDVSSGSNCKFVQEVAAMDTREKHCCAVGEINKRAVITPDIDYLLGSIDKMEE
- the LOC117863864 gene encoding uncharacterized protein isoform X2; the encoded protein is MDEVTQAVENLKKEWNQAVSQLEESIAAIRSCGKTGKGTEEANSLPRLNGSAQDALQLLKSLQFRLDLLAQQLPTFEEVQSGQATLESWDEQYKKLRASLRNANLQAKENIRKAAQEERELLLGGGEESTIRRRNLQTKTGMTSAAESITESLRRSRQMMVQEVERSASTLATFDESTSVLRKAEGEYQGHRSLLSRTRGLLSTMQRQDVLDRVILTAGFIIFSLAVLYVVSRRIGLLTLQRKLADAIRSGSLSAEDIVAKAQQHGPAAADAAGPAPPIYDEL